A part of Bacteroidia bacterium genomic DNA contains:
- a CDS encoding sulfatase-like hydrolase/transferase: MRKKTYYFQTGKGTLLIGMLGLMFAFSCAKKQSQPVSRPNLIFIYTDDQRQDALGACGNEVIQTPYLDKIAKQAVRFPNAHVVFSLCSPSRAAALTGRYGSANGVLHLGSGLNTGEKTVAQYLQESGYYTAMMGKWHLKQKPQELGFDESAYFLSNGTYYGRKIFDGDSVITPEKHCDGYCVEKSIEFLEKAANSDQPFFLFHCTQLPHMNGKLVWDAKTETKARYSVADMPVATSRLDDLSDKPEYLKTVRNRIQSAEYGYPDSLAIKQHTLEYYAVITEMDDYLGRLFQKIEDLRLRENTYIIFMSDNGWMLGEHGFTSKVLPYAPSARVPMFVLGPGLKSGDDTQIVLNIDLAPTLLEWAGVPVPANIHGKSLKPLLENPKAPWRESFVYEGLGNYGGALPNLSVFDGTYRYIRTYSDSTLTQVEYEELYDQVADKAEMKNLAKEEEFSTIIRNLEQHIQTHRQNILGLK; the protein is encoded by the coding sequence ATGAGAAAAAAGACATACTACTTTCAAACAGGTAAAGGTACTTTGCTAATAGGCATGCTGGGTTTAATGTTTGCTTTTTCGTGTGCAAAAAAACAATCACAGCCTGTCTCACGCCCCAATCTGATCTTTATCTACACCGACGACCAACGGCAGGATGCTCTCGGTGCATGTGGAAATGAAGTAATCCAAACACCCTATCTTGACAAAATCGCAAAACAGGCGGTGCGATTTCCCAATGCACATGTAGTTTTTTCGCTTTGCAGCCCAAGCCGGGCGGCAGCGCTCACAGGCCGTTATGGCAGTGCAAATGGCGTCCTTCACCTTGGCAGTGGCCTGAATACAGGGGAAAAGACCGTAGCCCAATACCTTCAGGAGTCGGGGTATTACACGGCCATGATGGGCAAATGGCATCTAAAACAAAAACCACAGGAACTGGGGTTTGACGAATCGGCATATTTCCTTTCCAATGGGACCTATTACGGCAGAAAAATCTTCGATGGTGATTCGGTCATAACGCCAGAAAAGCATTGTGATGGCTATTGCGTAGAAAAGTCAATAGAATTTTTAGAAAAAGCAGCTAATAGCGATCAGCCTTTTTTTCTTTTCCATTGTACCCAACTTCCACACATGAACGGAAAGTTGGTCTGGGATGCAAAAACAGAGACCAAAGCCCGCTATTCAGTCGCCGATATGCCGGTCGCCACCAGTCGTCTGGATGATCTAAGCGACAAACCCGAATATCTAAAAACCGTGCGCAATCGCATACAATCTGCAGAATACGGTTATCCCGATTCCCTCGCAATTAAGCAGCATACACTGGAATACTATGCGGTGATCACGGAAATGGATGACTATCTTGGCAGGCTCTTTCAAAAAATCGAAGACCTGAGGCTCCGCGAAAACACATACATCATCTTTATGAGTGACAATGGCTGGATGCTCGGCGAGCATGGGTTTACAAGTAAGGTACTGCCCTACGCACCTTCGGCGCGTGTGCCGATGTTTGTACTCGGCCCGGGGCTAAAAAGCGGTGACGATACACAAATCGTCCTGAATATTGACCTCGCCCCCACCCTGCTCGAATGGGCAGGCGTACCGGTACCAGCAAACATACATGGCAAAAGCCTGAAACCTTTACTTGAAAATCCTAAAGCGCCCTGGCGCGAATCATTTGTCTATGAAGGTTTGGGAAATTACGGCGGTGCACTGCCCAATTTATCCGTTTTTGACGGAACATACCGGTATATCAGAACCTATTCCGACTCCACACTCACTCAGGTTGAATATGAAGAACTATACGACCAGGTTGCCGACAAAGCTGAAATGAAAAACCTGGCTAAAGAAGAAGAATTTTCAACAATCATCCGCAATCTTGAGCAGCATATTCAGACTCACAGACAAAATATTTTAGGACTGAAATAG
- a CDS encoding oxidoreductase, which produces MSKEKWTTDNIPNLTGKVIIVTGGNSGIGYESVKAFAEKGAQVVMASRSAEKAQVAKTEIRKSTPNGDIVVMALDLMDFASIRKFASDFKAKFDRLDVLLNNAGIMNTPYSLTKDGLESQMGTNHFGHFLLTGLLFDRITGTPNARVVNVSSGLHKSGKMDFDNLLFEKGQDYSPLSAYSRSKLANLLFTYELQRKFEASKSDNIAVAAHPGVSKTNLVNHLEKNWGYKLLLSVFQLVMQSQEQGALPQIRASVDPNVKGGEYYGPGGFNEMRGLPVIVPSNEASHNQADAAKLWAVSEKLTGVEYKFS; this is translated from the coding sequence ATGAGTAAAGAAAAATGGACAACAGATAATATTCCCAACCTGACCGGGAAAGTGATAATTGTAACAGGAGGGAATAGCGGAATCGGGTACGAATCGGTAAAAGCTTTTGCGGAAAAAGGCGCTCAGGTTGTCATGGCCAGCCGTTCTGCAGAGAAAGCGCAAGTAGCAAAAACGGAAATCAGAAAAAGTACGCCAAATGGCGACATTGTGGTGATGGCACTTGATCTGATGGACTTTGCCTCTATCCGTAAATTTGCCTCCGACTTTAAAGCGAAGTTTGACCGCCTGGATGTGTTGCTCAACAATGCAGGTATTATGAATACGCCTTACTCGCTCACAAAAGATGGGCTTGAATCGCAAATGGGCACCAATCATTTTGGCCATTTTCTCCTTACGGGGTTACTTTTTGACCGGATTACGGGCACGCCAAATGCCAGAGTTGTCAATGTCAGCAGTGGCCTGCACAAGTCCGGGAAAATGGATTTTGATAATCTGCTGTTTGAAAAAGGCCAAGACTACTCACCGCTTAGTGCGTACAGCCGTTCCAAATTGGCCAATCTGCTGTTTACCTACGAATTACAGCGAAAGTTTGAAGCCAGCAAGTCTGACAATATCGCAGTTGCGGCCCACCCAGGCGTTTCCAAAACCAATCTGGTCAACCATCTGGAAAAAAACTGGGGGTATAAATTGCTACTTTCGGTTTTTCAATTGGTTATGCAAAGTCAGGAACAGGGTGCTTTACCCCAAATCCGCGCTTCTGTTGACCCGAATGTAAAGGGAGGAGAATATTATGGGCCGGGCGGATTTAATGAAATGCGCGGATTGCCGGTGATTGTCCCCTCCAACGAAGCTTCCCACAACCAGGCAGACGCAGCAAAGCTATGGGCCGTTTCGGAGAAATTAACAGGGGTGGAGTATAAGTTTTCCTGA